In bacterium, one genomic interval encodes:
- a CDS encoding succinate dehydrogenase cytochrome b subunit, translating to MATQAQPLRADLDKASCFFSSSIGLKFLMGITGIGLVLFIIFHLLGNLQIFLGQNALNEYAELLEELGGLLWIARIGLIAIFLTHVISAIKLKRKNTNARPVVYAYQNTVQASFASRVMFGGGSVIFFFVLFHLAHFTWTLINPEFANLHDQQGRHDVFSMVVLGFSNPIIAFTYILALTAVCLHLSHGIPSFLQSLGFYSQKYTQQLRLVGPAIAGLIYLGYISIPIAVLLEIISLPPGVHY from the coding sequence ATGGCCACTCAAGCTCAACCACTCAGAGCAGATCTCGATAAAGCTTCGTGCTTTTTCTCAAGCTCCATTGGCCTGAAATTCCTGATGGGAATTACGGGTATCGGCTTAGTATTATTTATAATTTTTCACTTACTGGGGAATTTGCAAATTTTCCTCGGGCAAAACGCGTTGAACGAATACGCTGAGTTACTTGAAGAACTTGGCGGCCTTTTATGGATTGCACGCATTGGACTAATTGCAATTTTTTTAACGCACGTGATCAGTGCAATTAAACTCAAGCGCAAAAATACTAATGCCCGGCCGGTAGTCTATGCTTATCAAAACACCGTACAAGCAAGTTTTGCTTCACGGGTAATGTTCGGTGGAGGCTCTGTAATTTTCTTTTTTGTGCTCTTTCACCTTGCACATTTTACCTGGACGCTAATCAATCCAGAATTTGCGAATCTGCACGACCAGCAAGGCCGCCACGATGTTTTTTCCATGGTTGTCCTTGGTTTTTCCAATCCAATTATTGCCTTCACCTACATTCTCGCACTAACTGCAGTGTGCTTACATTTAAGTCATGGCATTCCGAGTTTCCTCCAGTCACTTGGATTTTACAGTCAAAAGTACACTCAGCAGTTGAGGCTAGTTGGACCTGCCATCGCCGGGCTTATTTATCTAGGCTACATCTCAATTCCCATTGCTGTTTTACTAGAAATCATCTCGCTACCTCCTGGAGTTCACTACTAA
- a CDS encoding fumarate reductase/succinate dehydrogenase flavoprotein subunit translates to MELNAKIPSGPLAEKWTKHKNESKLVAPNNRRKYSVIVVGSGLAGASAASTLGELGYQVYCFCFHDSPRRAHSVAAQGGINAAKNYQNDGDNVWRLFHDTIKGGDFRAREANVYRLAEVSASIIDQCVAQGVPFAREYGGTLANRSFGGAQVSRTFYARGQTGQQLLLGAYASLSRQISLGNVKMMTRREMLDLVVSNNKAKGIICRNLLNGEIESFAAHAVVLATGGYSNVFYLSTNALGCNVTATYRAYKRGAGFANPCYTQIHPTCIPVSGEHQAKLTLMSESLRNDGRIWVPKTKGDKRQPQTIPDSERDYYLERKYPSYGNLAPRDIASRSAKEACDNGNGIGPGGLGVYLDFRDSIQRLGESTIKQRYGNLFDMYERITGENPYQVPMRIYPAPHYTMGGLWVDYNLMSTIDGLFVIGEANFSDHGANRLGASALMQGLADGYFVLPYTLANYLANTGPSKLETSLPEFNAALSGVTAVNKQLLNINGKRSVESFHGELGRIMWDYCGMARNAAGLKKALGLIPALREEFWSNVKVPGSGEDLNQELEKAGRVADFLEFSALMCQDALTREESCGGHFREEYQTQEGEAKRDDSRFLHAAVWEFKGVEKSPERHVEQLTFENAKLVERSYK, encoded by the coding sequence ATGGAATTAAATGCAAAGATCCCCTCTGGTCCACTGGCTGAGAAATGGACCAAGCATAAAAATGAATCAAAGCTTGTTGCACCTAACAACCGCCGTAAGTATTCGGTAATCGTAGTTGGTTCTGGACTTGCTGGAGCATCTGCTGCGTCAACCCTCGGAGAGCTTGGGTATCAAGTTTATTGTTTTTGCTTTCATGATTCACCACGTCGCGCCCATAGCGTTGCTGCTCAAGGTGGAATCAATGCCGCAAAGAATTACCAAAATGACGGTGATAACGTTTGGCGTTTATTTCATGACACGATCAAGGGTGGTGACTTCCGTGCACGTGAGGCCAATGTTTATCGTTTAGCCGAAGTCAGTGCTTCGATTATTGACCAGTGCGTTGCTCAGGGAGTGCCTTTTGCACGTGAATATGGCGGCACACTGGCAAATCGATCTTTTGGCGGCGCTCAAGTGTCGCGCACTTTTTATGCCCGCGGTCAAACCGGACAGCAGCTACTGCTTGGTGCTTATGCCTCGTTAAGCAGACAGATCAGCCTTGGAAATGTAAAAATGATGACTCGTCGAGAAATGCTCGATCTCGTTGTCAGCAACAATAAAGCCAAGGGCATTATCTGCAGAAATCTTCTGAACGGTGAAATTGAGTCCTTTGCAGCGCATGCTGTAGTGCTAGCGACAGGGGGCTATTCTAACGTTTTCTATCTTTCAACAAATGCCCTAGGTTGTAACGTCACAGCAACATATCGCGCTTACAAGCGCGGAGCTGGATTTGCAAACCCTTGCTACACGCAAATTCATCCAACCTGTATTCCTGTCAGCGGCGAACACCAAGCAAAACTAACCTTGATGTCTGAGTCACTAAGAAATGACGGGCGCATCTGGGTTCCTAAAACTAAGGGCGACAAGCGTCAGCCGCAAACAATTCCCGACAGTGAGCGTGATTACTATCTAGAACGTAAGTATCCAAGTTACGGCAATCTTGCGCCACGCGACATTGCTTCGCGTAGTGCCAAAGAGGCCTGCGATAACGGTAATGGTATTGGGCCAGGCGGACTAGGTGTTTATCTTGATTTCCGTGACTCAATTCAGCGTCTTGGTGAGTCCACGATCAAACAGCGCTACGGGAACTTGTTTGACATGTACGAGCGCATCACAGGGGAAAACCCCTACCAAGTACCGATGCGCATTTATCCTGCCCCACACTATACCATGGGTGGACTATGGGTTGATTATAATCTAATGAGCACAATTGATGGCTTATTCGTGATTGGTGAAGCAAATTTTTCTGACCATGGAGCGAATCGCCTCGGCGCAAGCGCCTTGATGCAAGGCTTAGCTGATGGATATTTTGTTCTGCCCTATACGCTAGCAAACTACTTAGCCAATACTGGCCCAAGCAAGCTTGAAACGTCGCTCCCAGAGTTTAATGCAGCGTTATCTGGAGTCACTGCGGTCAACAAGCAACTGCTTAATATTAATGGCAAGCGCTCGGTTGAATCCTTCCACGGCGAGCTTGGTCGAATTATGTGGGATTACTGTGGGATGGCACGGAATGCAGCCGGCTTAAAGAAAGCGCTAGGATTAATCCCAGCCTTGCGCGAGGAGTTTTGGAGTAATGTCAAAGTTCCTGGTTCAGGAGAGGACCTCAATCAAGAGCTTGAAAAAGCGGGACGCGTTGCTGATTTTCTCGAGTTCTCGGCGCTAATGTGCCAGGACGCTTTAACTAGAGAAGAATCCTGCGGTGGGCATTTCCGCGAAGAATATCAAACACAAGAGGGCGAAGCAAAGCGTGACGACTCACGCTTTTTACATGCTGCAGTCTGGGAATTTAAAGGGGTTGAAAAATCTCCAGAGCGGCACGTCGAGCAACTTACATTTGAAAACGCAAAGCTTGTTGAAAGAAGTTATAAATAG
- a CDS encoding ABC transporter ATP-binding protein, with product MSTPILQVDNLQLSLGGNKILTGISFDIKPGEHVGIIGTNGCGKTTLFNCISGFFIPDSGKINYQNEDITELAPHVRARKGIGRIFQNFGIFRELTVIENMILALENSPGAKLSWNGNKKALTQRALELLSKVKLETKAKELASSLSGGQMRLLEISRTLALGSDLILLDEPTAGVAPKMKQDVMAMLNELAALDKTIMIIEHDLSFIQKLCPRILVLDTGKVVMDGSPESVRSDPRLQEIYFGTDHKNVTTTEAA from the coding sequence ATGTCTACTCCCATCTTGCAGGTCGATAATCTCCAGCTCAGTCTTGGAGGAAATAAAATTCTTACCGGGATCAGCTTTGATATTAAGCCCGGCGAACATGTCGGTATCATTGGCACAAACGGCTGCGGCAAGACTACTCTTTTTAACTGCATTAGTGGTTTTTTTATCCCCGATTCAGGAAAAATCAATTATCAAAATGAAGACATCACCGAGCTTGCCCCACACGTTCGTGCAAGAAAAGGGATTGGTCGTATTTTTCAGAATTTTGGAATTTTCCGCGAACTCACAGTCATCGAGAATATGATTCTTGCGCTAGAGAATTCCCCTGGAGCAAAGCTTTCTTGGAATGGCAATAAAAAGGCATTAACCCAGCGCGCGCTAGAGCTTTTAAGTAAAGTTAAGCTGGAGACTAAAGCTAAAGAACTTGCTTCAAGTTTATCGGGTGGACAGATGCGCTTACTTGAAATCTCCCGCACACTTGCACTTGGCTCAGATTTAATTCTACTCGATGAACCAACCGCTGGTGTCGCTCCAAAGATGAAGCAAGATGTGATGGCCATGCTCAATGAATTAGCAGCACTAGATAAGACAATTATGATCATTGAACATGATTTGAGTTTCATTCAAAAGCTTTGCCCTCGTATTTTGGTGCTAGATACTGGGAAGGTAGTAATGGATGGTAGCCCAGAGTCAGTGCGATCTGACCCCCGCCTTCAAGAGATTTACTTTGGCACTGATCACAAAAATGTAACGACAACCGAGGCTGCATAA
- a CDS encoding succinate dehydrogenase/fumarate reductase iron-sulfur subunit — MEFTIHVWRQKNAATPGKMVTYAAREISPDMSLIEMLKSVNRDLVEKGEEPIAFEADCLEGICGTCCLVINGIAHGPSKACTTCQLHMRSFSNGDHIYIEPWRAAAFPVIKDLIVDRGALDRIIQAGGFVSVNAGSAPDGNSVPIGKTAADVAMDAAQCIGCGACVAACKNGSAMLFTAAKISHLAYLPQGQPERNLRARKMIEQMDQEGFGACTNQFECEAVCPKEISVKFIAQMNREYARAKLFASE, encoded by the coding sequence ATGGAATTTACAATTCATGTCTGGAGACAAAAAAACGCCGCAACCCCTGGGAAGATGGTGACATACGCGGCTCGTGAAATCAGCCCAGACATGTCTCTGATTGAAATGCTTAAAAGCGTTAACCGCGATTTAGTGGAAAAGGGCGAGGAGCCAATAGCTTTTGAGGCCGATTGTCTGGAAGGAATTTGCGGAACCTGCTGTTTGGTGATTAATGGCATTGCCCATGGACCGAGCAAAGCTTGCACGACTTGTCAATTACATATGCGCTCGTTTAGCAATGGTGATCACATTTATATCGAGCCTTGGCGTGCTGCTGCATTCCCAGTGATTAAAGACTTAATTGTCGACCGCGGTGCGCTTGACCGGATTATTCAAGCAGGTGGATTCGTTTCCGTAAATGCTGGAAGTGCTCCTGATGGAAACTCGGTGCCGATTGGAAAGACTGCGGCAGATGTTGCGATGGACGCTGCGCAGTGCATTGGCTGTGGAGCTTGCGTTGCTGCATGCAAAAATGGCTCCGCCATGCTCTTCACTGCCGCAAAAATTTCTCATCTTGCATATTTGCCGCAAGGCCAACCTGAACGCAATCTTCGCGCCAGAAAAATGATTGAGCAAATGGACCAAGAAGGTTTTGGCGCGTGCACAAACCAATTTGAATGCGAAGCAGTTTGCCCGAAAGAAATCAGTGTTAAATTTATTGCGCAGATGAACCGCGAATATGCTCGCGCCAAACTGTTTGCGAGCGAATAA
- a CDS encoding O-antigen ligase family protein: MRQHLPRLTEERFGTLGHYLLATLSVVTPLSIAAIDTCLVILTLAWLGFLCSTGRLKSPARVLQQNPVIASIATPMLVWFLFSTIATCIGLGSMNSVFELVKVAIYLSVPFVVYQILSAPDIKPQELLGRISFYCCLLLIGQALAALHSVIELSFPELLLSKSALKPPGPVTEAGQVLLVFGALIFLLLLTRFEQRKLERRPVIGLGIGLYCAVTGLVCAWAHLLNIPALPRAVKLIFILSILVIFAYTSYKGLAAFRAFDFAKYSNPWFQRFIITAGSLIALALLINLKRGPWLGVFILIMLVSFAVSRRLGIGALLTSLLVLVAFNPVQDRLFQVSDHFSIAGGRKSMWSLGLEIIQRYPLGLGVRNAKFMRELDPTLPEAHRHLHNNILNIAAESGIMGSLVFIWWMFAIFKLGFSGFSKLRNMDDQTAKSLALCLLALTATLVGWQVAGLAEYNYGDGEVRMIAFYYLGYILAITSIYSRHEKQV, from the coding sequence ATGCGACAACATCTTCCAAGATTGACGGAAGAACGCTTCGGCACTCTTGGCCATTACCTACTGGCCACCCTTTCAGTAGTCACCCCGCTTTCGATTGCAGCGATTGATACTTGCCTGGTAATACTTACCCTTGCTTGGCTTGGATTTCTCTGTTCGACTGGTAGACTCAAATCCCCCGCTCGAGTTCTGCAGCAAAATCCAGTCATCGCTAGCATTGCTACTCCGATGCTGGTTTGGTTTCTTTTTTCTACGATTGCTACCTGTATTGGGCTGGGCTCGATGAATTCGGTATTTGAATTAGTAAAGGTTGCGATCTATCTCTCCGTGCCTTTCGTCGTCTATCAAATCCTTTCTGCTCCAGACATTAAGCCACAGGAACTCTTGGGCAGAATCAGTTTTTACTGTTGTCTATTACTGATTGGCCAGGCGCTTGCGGCACTACATTCAGTGATTGAACTGTCTTTCCCCGAACTACTACTAAGCAAGAGTGCGCTGAAACCACCTGGTCCAGTCACAGAAGCTGGACAAGTGCTGCTTGTCTTTGGTGCCTTAATTTTCTTACTACTGCTCACACGTTTTGAGCAAAGGAAGCTAGAGCGTAGGCCCGTGATTGGGCTGGGCATTGGTCTTTACTGTGCGGTGACAGGATTAGTTTGCGCTTGGGCACATTTACTTAATATTCCTGCGCTGCCACGCGCAGTTAAATTGATTTTCATTCTGAGTATCTTGGTGATTTTTGCCTATACTAGTTACAAAGGTTTAGCTGCTTTCAGAGCCTTTGATTTCGCCAAATACTCAAATCCTTGGTTTCAGCGCTTTATTATTACAGCAGGCTCGCTGATTGCTTTAGCCCTTTTAATTAACCTCAAACGTGGTCCTTGGCTTGGTGTTTTTATATTAATCATGCTGGTTAGCTTTGCGGTTTCTCGTAGACTGGGTATTGGGGCTTTGCTTACTTCTCTACTTGTTTTGGTCGCTTTTAATCCTGTGCAGGATCGACTTTTTCAAGTTTCCGATCATTTCTCGATTGCTGGTGGGCGCAAAAGTATGTGGTCACTTGGACTAGAAATCATTCAGCGCTATCCATTAGGACTAGGTGTGCGTAATGCAAAGTTCATGCGCGAGTTAGACCCAACCTTACCAGAGGCGCACCGGCATTTGCATAATAACATCTTAAATATCGCAGCTGAAAGCGGCATTATGGGTTCGCTAGTTTTTATTTGGTGGATGTTTGCCATTTTCAAACTTGGCTTTAGTGGATTTAGTAAACTGCGCAATATGGATGATCAAACTGCAAAATCGCTAGCACTCTGTTTACTAGCCTTGACTGCCACATTAGTTGGTTGGCAGGTTGCTGGCTTAGCTGAGTATAACTATGGTGATGGCGAAGTGCGAATGATTGCTTTTTACTATCTGGGTTATATTTTAGCGATTACTTCAATTTATTCGCGACATGAGAAACAAGTTTAG
- a CDS encoding branched-chain amino acid ABC transporter permease, giving the protein MEYYIHLGILCSIYLILAASYNISFGLARMLNLAHIAFWALGAYGTALLAVNYNLGPLPCMIVSMILPAILSLLVGAISLRLSGDYFAIGTLAFHSIVAALLINWKSLTRGVLGIPGIPRPELFGINFYENINFLYLALVFVFLSLTIVYFVFKSPLALTLRALGENESAALALGKNAKHARIICFVISSIFAGIAGSLYAYYINYIDPSSFSSSEMIFILSAVIIGKPGSFWGALFGVIFLTLLPEPIRQFEIDSSILGPMRQLIYAAVLFMVVLLRRDSLFPKLRTV; this is encoded by the coding sequence ATGGAATATTACATTCACCTGGGGATACTTTGCTCAATCTATTTAATTCTTGCTGCGAGCTATAACATTTCATTTGGCCTAGCACGCATGCTCAATCTTGCGCACATTGCTTTCTGGGCACTTGGTGCCTACGGCACAGCTCTGCTGGCAGTAAATTATAATCTAGGTCCACTGCCCTGCATGATCGTCAGTATGATTTTACCAGCAATACTTTCATTGTTAGTTGGCGCAATCTCTTTGCGACTTTCTGGAGATTATTTCGCAATTGGCACACTTGCCTTTCACTCGATTGTCGCTGCTCTTTTAATTAACTGGAAAAGCCTGACGCGTGGAGTGCTTGGCATTCCAGGAATTCCGCGACCAGAACTTTTTGGTATTAATTTTTATGAGAACATCAATTTTTTATATCTAGCACTTGTATTTGTATTTTTATCACTAACAATTGTTTACTTTGTCTTTAAAAGCCCCCTAGCCTTGACCCTACGTGCCCTCGGTGAAAACGAGTCTGCAGCACTCGCCTTAGGCAAGAATGCCAAGCACGCACGAATTATTTGTTTTGTTATTTCATCAATCTTTGCGGGAATTGCTGGCTCGCTTTATGCTTATTATATCAACTATATTGACCCAAGTTCCTTCAGTTCTTCAGAGATGATTTTTATACTTTCTGCCGTAATTATCGGTAAACCTGGATCTTTTTGGGGAGCATTATTTGGTGTAATCTTTCTTACGCTTTTGCCTGAACCAATCCGTCAATTTGAAATTGACTCAAGTATTCTCGGTCCAATGCGACAGTTGATCTATGCAGCTGTGCTCTTTATGGTAGTCTTACTTCGCAGAGATTCTCTATTTCCTAAACTGCGCACAGTGTAG
- a CDS encoding branched-chain amino acid ABC transporter permease, giving the protein MWEIMPQLLVNALIAGSIYAIVSSGFSLMYGVLKVLNFAHGQVLMLGAYLFYFFHISQELAVPAAGILSLGCMSLFAITALRLFIEPFTEHSFILPLVSTLALSIILESLVSIFFGVNVKSFTSGSAVESIEFWGIFITPIQIIIITSAVFILSVLGLVVHTTYYGRMLRALAEHPAAAESLGINRRILTLSVILIGTLLATYAGILVGYETNIQPTMGGIFTVKALAAMILGGLGNIWGTVAGSYILALVENLGLGVEIGGYSIPAGYKDAVAFIIILLMLLVRPTGIFGKRLRKV; this is encoded by the coding sequence ATGTGGGAAATTATGCCGCAACTGTTAGTTAATGCGCTGATAGCCGGCAGCATCTATGCCATCGTCAGTTCAGGATTTTCTTTAATGTATGGCGTTTTGAAAGTTCTTAATTTTGCGCATGGGCAAGTTTTAATGCTGGGGGCTTACCTTTTTTATTTTTTCCATATCAGCCAAGAACTAGCGGTTCCTGCCGCGGGAATCTTGAGCCTGGGGTGCATGTCGCTATTTGCAATTACCGCACTACGCCTTTTTATCGAACCGTTTACAGAACATAGTTTCATACTCCCACTAGTTAGCACGCTTGCTCTTTCAATTATTCTTGAGTCCCTTGTTTCGATTTTTTTTGGCGTAAACGTAAAATCATTTACATCGGGGTCAGCAGTTGAAAGCATTGAGTTCTGGGGAATTTTTATCACCCCAATTCAAATTATTATTATTACAAGTGCCGTGTTCATTCTCTCAGTACTTGGACTAGTAGTGCATACTACTTACTATGGTAGGATGCTTAGAGCCTTAGCCGAGCACCCGGCTGCTGCAGAGAGCCTAGGAATTAATCGAAGAATCCTCACGCTCAGCGTAATTTTAATTGGCACACTCTTAGCTACTTATGCGGGAATTCTTGTCGGCTATGAAACAAATATTCAACCAACAATGGGAGGAATTTTTACTGTTAAAGCGCTGGCGGCAATGATCCTTGGCGGGCTAGGCAATATCTGGGGCACGGTTGCCGGAAGTTACATTCTAGCACTTGTTGAAAATTTAGGACTTGGCGTTGAAATCGGCGGTTATAGTATCCCGGCTGGATACAAGGATGCAGTTGCATTTATCATTATCCTCTTGATGTTACTGGTTCGCCCAACTGGAATATTTGGGAAACGACTGCGGAAAGTCTAA
- a CDS encoding tetratricopeptide repeat protein, with protein MCQNILKLRQKINGNYRELGIFLIGILCFLPSLQFDFVYDDIVHISQNLQIRSLANTWEIFTTAIFPGNLFRPLVQFSHALTYAFSGMNPFFFHLINLLLHASIAVLVYQLFCLFFHDKLALVAGILFAVLPIHTEAVVNISGRAELFVTYFGLLVLLRLAGNKPEDFKAQLTTASLFCFALLSKESAVVLLALALLLDYYRGLFRPGLYCLVFGLPLLVYFALRYFALGALVETADIGMLENPLIQENLLGRISNGFYLLSWYLSLTLAPVKFSADYSYATILPFRFGIDLPQTLVALSIAAIFAVTIYAAKLKYEIAFFSAWFFLSFTITANILFPIGTIFAERLAYLPSIGIVGLLAYLITRVSSSRVQVICSTLLCALYATVALAQAQVWRDELTLRARQVEITPQSAKALHHYGEFLRREKKLTAARELMLRSLQIYPRNPEALCSLAAIYFEEKNYQQALIELEKSKAIDHMHARTYDLKARSYLMLGDKLEALKNAKRAVELAPGDFPANLVLAGSYLALGDLNAGISIVKQLKMLNPEDPELQSILEQLNARGIMIK; from the coding sequence ATGTGTCAGAATATTTTAAAGCTCAGGCAGAAAATTAATGGAAATTACCGTGAGCTGGGCATTTTTTTGATTGGAATTTTGTGCTTCCTACCAAGTCTGCAATTTGACTTTGTCTACGATGACATTGTGCATATTTCCCAAAATTTACAAATTCGGAGTCTGGCAAATACTTGGGAAATCTTTACGACCGCAATTTTTCCAGGGAATTTATTTCGTCCGCTTGTGCAGTTTTCCCATGCCTTGACCTATGCTTTCAGCGGAATGAACCCGTTTTTCTTTCACCTGATCAATTTACTATTGCATGCAAGCATTGCCGTTTTAGTCTATCAGCTGTTTTGTTTATTCTTTCACGACAAACTGGCACTAGTTGCTGGAATACTTTTTGCTGTTTTGCCGATACATACTGAAGCCGTTGTCAATATTTCCGGTAGAGCAGAACTTTTCGTGACCTACTTTGGCTTGCTTGTATTGCTACGCTTGGCAGGCAACAAACCTGAAGATTTCAAAGCACAGCTAACGACTGCCAGTCTTTTTTGCTTTGCGCTGTTGTCCAAGGAAAGCGCAGTCGTGCTTTTAGCTTTGGCGTTATTGCTTGATTATTACCGTGGTTTATTTAGGCCAGGACTTTATTGTTTGGTTTTTGGCCTGCCATTATTAGTTTATTTTGCACTACGTTATTTTGCTCTTGGTGCGCTGGTTGAGACTGCCGATATCGGAATGTTAGAAAACCCCTTAATTCAGGAAAATCTCCTTGGTCGAATTAGTAATGGGTTTTATTTACTCTCCTGGTATCTAAGTTTGACCCTAGCACCAGTAAAATTTAGCGCTGATTATTCATATGCAACAATCTTACCGTTCAGATTCGGGATTGATTTGCCGCAGACTCTGGTTGCGCTGTCGATTGCCGCGATTTTTGCCGTGACAATTTATGCCGCAAAGTTAAAATACGAGATAGCTTTTTTTAGCGCCTGGTTTTTTCTGAGTTTTACCATCACCGCAAATATTTTGTTTCCAATTGGAACAATTTTTGCTGAGCGCTTAGCATACTTGCCAAGCATTGGAATTGTCGGCTTACTTGCTTATCTGATTACCCGGGTCTCGTCATCTCGAGTGCAAGTAATTTGCAGCACACTGCTTTGTGCGCTTTATGCAACAGTTGCTTTAGCGCAGGCGCAAGTTTGGCGTGATGAGTTAACGCTGCGCGCTCGGCAAGTAGAAATTACGCCCCAGAGCGCCAAGGCGCTCCATCATTATGGCGAGTTTTTGCGTCGTGAAAAAAAACTTACTGCAGCACGAGAATTAATGCTGCGCTCACTGCAAATTTATCCGCGAAATCCTGAAGCGCTTTGTTCGCTAGCGGCAATTTATTTTGAAGAAAAAAACTACCAGCAGGCGCTGATCGAGTTAGAAAAATCCAAAGCAATTGACCACATGCACGCACGTACATACGACCTAAAAGCGCGCAGTTATTTAATGCTGGGAGATAAACTGGAGGCATTAAAAAACGCTAAGCGTGCAGTTGAGCTTGCGCCAGGAGATTTCCCAGCTAATTTGGTTTTGGCCGGCTCATATCTTGCGCTCGGAGATCTTAACGCAGGAATTTCCATTGTTAAGCAACTGAAAATGCTTAACCCCGAAGACCCTGAGTTACAAAGTATTCTCGAGCAGCTTAATGCTAGGGGTATTATGATTAAGTAA